One Pseudomonas abieticivorans genomic region harbors:
- a CDS encoding cytochrome c, protein MTPTLSRLALALTLCTPLLAAHADEQVARGQYLARAADCMACHTVPGGAPFAGGLPIVSPFGTIYGTNITPDKEHGIGLYSDDEFFAALTEGKRRDGANLYPAMPYTSYHLMPRADSDAIHAYLKTVEPINRPAPVTHLAFPFNVRLGLMGWNMLYGNDLKLAPAQGKSEAWARGQYMVEVLGHCGECHTPRGLPGAMQQDKRLTGGLLNGYLAPSLLADDLAARGWDHQDLSSFLKHGMSAQGTMFNEMFPVFHNSTQGLNDPDLSAMATYLLGDQPPAAKAPATVALADLGPSAQRGRQQYLNVCAGCHAPEGEGKPHVAVAMRGNTTLRLEDPRNLVRVIEDGIGEQKFAGFEHMQPMPGFADKLGTEQLTDLLNYLRQGFGGQTAELTVADVQALEAQAPAAEHGAH, encoded by the coding sequence ATGACACCTACACTGTCGCGCCTGGCCTTGGCGCTCACCCTGTGCACCCCGCTGTTGGCCGCGCACGCCGATGAACAGGTGGCCCGCGGCCAATACCTGGCTCGCGCCGCCGACTGCATGGCCTGCCACACCGTACCCGGTGGCGCGCCGTTCGCCGGCGGGCTGCCGATCGTCTCGCCATTCGGCACCATCTATGGCACCAACATCACCCCGGACAAGGAACACGGCATCGGCCTGTACAGCGACGACGAATTCTTTGCCGCCCTCACCGAGGGCAAGCGTCGGGATGGTGCCAACCTGTACCCGGCCATGCCCTACACCTCGTACCACCTGATGCCGCGCGCCGACTCCGACGCCATTCATGCGTACCTGAAAACCGTGGAGCCGATCAACCGCCCTGCCCCCGTGACCCACCTGGCCTTCCCGTTCAACGTGCGCCTGGGCCTGATGGGCTGGAACATGCTGTACGGCAATGACCTGAAGCTTGCGCCCGCCCAGGGCAAAAGCGAGGCCTGGGCGCGCGGGCAATACATGGTCGAAGTGCTTGGCCACTGTGGCGAATGCCACACCCCGCGCGGCCTGCCCGGCGCCATGCAGCAAGACAAGCGCCTCACCGGCGGGCTGCTCAATGGCTACCTGGCGCCCAGCCTGTTGGCCGATGACCTGGCCGCCCGCGGCTGGGATCATCAAGACCTGAGCAGCTTCCTCAAGCACGGCATGAGCGCCCAAGGCACGATGTTCAACGAGATGTTCCCGGTGTTCCACAACAGCACCCAGGGCCTGAACGACCCGGACCTTTCGGCCATGGCCACCTACCTGCTGGGCGACCAGCCACCTGCGGCCAAGGCGCCTGCAACGGTCGCGCTGGCCGACCTGGGCCCCAGCGCCCAGCGCGGCCGCCAGCAATACCTGAACGTGTGCGCCGGCTGCCACGCCCCCGAAGGCGAAGGCAAACCGCACGTTGCGGTGGCGATGCGCGGCAACACCACCTTGCGCCTGGAAGATCCGCGCAACCTGGTGCGGGTGATCGAGGACGGTATCGGCGAACAGAAGTTCGCAGGGTTCGAGCACATGCAACCCATGCCGGGCTTTGCCGACAAACTGGGCACCGAGCAACTGACTGACCTGCTCAATTACCTGCGCCAAGGCTTCGGCGGGCAAACCGCAGAGCTGACGGTGGCTGACGTGCAGGCGCTCGAAGCCCAGGCCCCGGCCGCCGAACACGGAGCCCACTGA
- a CDS encoding XdhC family protein: MQHLDLQVLQRALAWLSAGQPVWLCTVLATYGSAPRAPGSLLVVNGQGQWLGSLSGGCVEDDFLARIQEGEFRQAVSVVRYGAGDEPRAQVSLPCGGVLDVLVEHLGNDCQVLEHLRALESALQGHGRLIREVDLHTGARSLQADTEQGPRIEREIDRVRLRVGAAQRLLLAGYSSVAHACAQLGVGLGFEVVLCDPREEVLDGVVLEGVEIRRQLPSVFIAAGGCHRDTAVVALTHDPRIDDLAMMEAVRTEAFYIGVMGSMQTSTKRLERLRRIGRLSETDLARVHAPIGLNLGSKTPAEIALAVLADIVRIRSGVARDRL, encoded by the coding sequence ATGCAGCACCTGGACCTGCAAGTGCTGCAGCGCGCACTGGCCTGGTTGTCCGCAGGCCAGCCGGTGTGGCTGTGCACGGTGCTCGCCACCTATGGTTCGGCGCCCCGTGCGCCGGGCTCGTTGCTGGTAGTCAACGGGCAAGGCCAATGGCTGGGCTCGTTGTCGGGCGGCTGCGTGGAAGATGATTTTCTGGCACGTATCCAGGAGGGTGAGTTTCGCCAAGCAGTCAGCGTGGTGCGCTACGGTGCGGGTGACGAGCCACGGGCACAGGTCAGCCTGCCCTGCGGCGGCGTGCTCGACGTACTGGTCGAGCACTTGGGCAACGATTGCCAAGTGCTGGAGCACCTGCGTGCGCTGGAATCAGCGCTACAAGGACACGGCCGGCTGATTCGCGAAGTCGACCTGCACACCGGCGCACGCAGCCTGCAGGCCGACACCGAACAAGGCCCGCGCATCGAACGCGAGATCGATCGGGTGCGGCTGCGGGTCGGTGCCGCGCAACGCTTGCTGCTGGCCGGCTACTCCAGCGTCGCCCACGCCTGCGCGCAATTGGGCGTCGGCCTGGGCTTTGAAGTGGTCCTGTGCGACCCGCGCGAGGAGGTGCTCGACGGCGTGGTGCTGGAGGGCGTCGAGATCCGTCGGCAACTGCCCTCGGTGTTCATCGCCGCCGGCGGCTGCCACCGCGACACCGCCGTGGTGGCGCTGACCCACGACCCGCGCATCGACGACTTGGCCATGATGGAAGCGGTGCGCACCGAAGCCTTCTACATCGGCGTGATGGGCTCGATGCAAACCTCCACCAAACGCTTGGAACGCCTGCGCCGCATCGGCAGGCTAAGCGAGACGGACCTGGCCCGGGTGCACGCGCCGATCGGCCTGAACCTGGGCAGCAAGACACCGGCCGAGATCGCTCTGGCGGTACTGGCCGATATCGTGCGTATCCGCAGCGGGGTGGCGCGGGACAGGTTGTGA
- a CDS encoding LysR family transcriptional regulator — MDVFQAMQVFVRVVETGSMTAAGEASGLSTTMVGNHLRALEQRLGASLLRRTTRRQSLTEFGHAYYQRCLDILGQVSAAEQLAEQVQAVPHGTLRITAPPTFGAESLMPALADYLAAHPAVKLDVVLTDRVVDLVEEGFDAAIRLGTLENSSLIARPLVDYGLTICASPGYLQRCGQPATPQALADHDCLSFSYPAGTEWRWTEKQWRLRGSDGEEVTVDISGRIAVNSAPALKRAALSGLGIAMLPDALVREELAEGKLQALLTDHRLPVRPMHLVYVQERYRSPKLRSFVEYVVRVMG; from the coding sequence ATGGACGTGTTTCAAGCCATGCAGGTGTTCGTGCGAGTGGTGGAAACCGGCAGCATGACGGCCGCCGGGGAAGCGAGCGGGCTGTCCACCACCATGGTCGGCAACCACTTGCGGGCCCTGGAGCAGCGCCTTGGTGCGAGCCTGTTGCGTCGCACCACCCGCCGCCAAAGCCTGACCGAGTTCGGCCATGCCTATTACCAGCGTTGCCTGGATATCCTTGGCCAGGTCAGCGCCGCCGAGCAATTGGCCGAGCAGGTGCAGGCCGTGCCCCACGGCACCCTGCGCATCACTGCGCCACCGACCTTCGGTGCCGAAAGCCTGATGCCGGCCTTGGCCGATTACCTGGCGGCACACCCTGCGGTGAAGCTCGACGTGGTGCTGACTGATCGCGTGGTCGACCTGGTGGAGGAGGGCTTCGATGCCGCCATTCGCCTCGGCACCCTGGAAAACTCCAGCCTGATCGCCCGGCCTTTGGTCGACTACGGCCTGACCATCTGCGCTTCGCCCGGCTACCTCCAGCGTTGCGGCCAGCCTGCCACGCCCCAGGCGTTGGCCGATCACGACTGCCTGTCGTTCTCCTATCCGGCCGGCACCGAGTGGCGCTGGACGGAAAAACAATGGCGCCTGCGCGGTTCGGACGGTGAGGAGGTCACGGTCGACATCAGCGGCCGCATCGCCGTCAACAGCGCCCCGGCCCTCAAGCGCGCAGCCCTCAGCGGGCTGGGCATCGCCATGCTGCCCGATGCCCTGGTGCGCGAGGAACTGGCCGAAGGCAAGTTGCAGGCGCTGCTCACCGACCATCGCTTGCCGGTGCGCCCGATGCATCTGGTGTACGTACAAGAGCGCTACCGCTCGCCCAAGTTGCGCAGTTTTGTGGAGTATGTGGTGCGGGTGATGGGGTAG
- a CDS encoding aspartate aminotransferase family protein: protein MNALMNNYQPLPISFTKGLGTRLWDAAGNEYLDALAGVAVTNVGHSHPRIVEAIRDQAGLLLHTSNLYIIDWQHKLAERLTGLANMQRAFFCNSGAEANETALKLARLYANRKGVRQPLVVVMENSFHGRTFATLSASDSPSCQAGFEPLVEGFIKVPFGDLIALQAVTQTHGQRIVAVLVEPVQGESGVQIAPTGYLKALREHCDTQQWLLMLDEIQTGLGRTGRWFAFQHEGIVPDVMTLAKALGNGLPIGACLATGIAAQLFGPGSHGSTFGGNPLVCRVGCTVLDIIEQQGLLANAARQGQALLAGLREALGNHPAVRSVRGHGLMIGIDLHQPCRHLMVEAAQAHGLLINVTRGSTIRLLPPLTLQALDVAMIVKTLRALISSDQSLVGAPTIDSPSR, encoded by the coding sequence ATGAATGCCCTGATGAACAACTACCAGCCCCTGCCCATCAGCTTTACCAAAGGCCTGGGCACCCGCCTGTGGGACGCCGCCGGCAACGAATACCTGGATGCCCTGGCCGGGGTCGCCGTGACCAATGTCGGGCATTCGCACCCGCGCATCGTCGAAGCCATTCGCGACCAGGCCGGCCTGCTGTTGCACACCTCCAACCTATACATCATCGACTGGCAACATAAACTGGCCGAGCGCCTGACCGGGCTTGCGAACATGCAGCGCGCGTTCTTCTGCAACTCCGGCGCCGAGGCCAACGAAACCGCGCTCAAGCTGGCGCGCCTGTACGCCAACCGCAAGGGCGTGCGCCAGCCGCTGGTGGTAGTGATGGAGAACAGCTTTCACGGGCGCACCTTCGCCACCCTGTCGGCCAGCGACAGCCCCAGTTGCCAGGCCGGTTTCGAGCCGCTGGTGGAGGGCTTCATCAAGGTGCCGTTCGGTGACCTGATCGCCTTGCAGGCGGTGACGCAAACCCATGGCCAGCGCATCGTCGCCGTGCTGGTGGAGCCGGTGCAAGGCGAAAGCGGCGTGCAAATCGCCCCCACCGGTTACCTCAAGGCCTTGCGCGAACACTGCGACACCCAGCAATGGCTGTTGATGCTGGACGAGATCCAGACCGGCCTGGGCCGCACTGGCCGGTGGTTCGCCTTTCAGCACGAAGGCATCGTACCCGACGTGATGACCCTGGCCAAAGCCTTGGGCAATGGCCTGCCCATCGGCGCCTGCCTGGCCACCGGGATCGCTGCCCAGCTGTTTGGCCCCGGCAGCCATGGCAGCACCTTTGGCGGTAACCCGCTGGTGTGCCGGGTGGGGTGCACGGTGCTGGACATCATCGAACAGCAAGGGTTGCTGGCCAATGCCGCGCGCCAGGGCCAGGCCTTGCTGGCGGGGCTGCGCGAAGCGCTGGGCAATCACCCGGCAGTGCGTAGCGTACGCGGCCATGGGCTGATGATCGGTATCGACCTGCATCAACCCTGTCGTCACCTGATGGTCGAAGCAGCGCAAGCTCACGGGTTGTTGATTAACGTCACCCGTGGCAGCACGATTCGGCTGCTGCCGCCGTTGACACTCCAAGCCTTGGACGTAGCGATGATCGTCAAAACGCTGCGGGCATTGATCAGCTCCGATCAATCCCTGGTGGGCGCCCCAACAATTGATTCACCATCAAGGTAA
- a CDS encoding response regulator, whose protein sequence is MATILIVDDEYLIAQILEFALEDEGYGVVTASNGKKALDVIDRERPDLIITDFMMPTMDGLEFARAVRKRPELQKVPILLMSGAQGSVGRASPDLFAAVFDKPFKLEDITLMVNQLLGRPPGIDRS, encoded by the coding sequence ATGGCAACCATCCTGATCGTCGACGATGAGTACCTCATCGCCCAGATACTCGAGTTCGCGCTCGAGGACGAGGGCTATGGGGTAGTCACCGCATCCAATGGCAAAAAGGCCTTGGACGTGATCGATCGGGAGCGGCCAGACCTGATCATCACCGACTTCATGATGCCGACGATGGACGGGTTGGAGTTTGCCCGGGCTGTGCGCAAGCGCCCGGAACTGCAAAAGGTACCGATCCTGTTGATGAGCGGTGCCCAGGGCAGCGTCGGGCGCGCCTCGCCCGACCTGTTCGCGGCGGTGTTCGACAAGCCTTTCAAGCTTGAAGACATTACCTTGATGGTGAATCAATTGTTGGGGCGCCCACCAGGGATTGATCGGAGCTGA
- a CDS encoding ATPase domain-containing protein yields MEQLKRLESGIEGLDALLRGGLVAGSSYIVQGRPGSGKTILANQLGFNHVRNGGRVLVATLLAESHERLFQYLSTLSFFDASKVGNEIQFVSAFDTLEDEGLDEVVKLLRREISRQKATVLIVDGLLNARSKAESQIDTKKFIAELQGHAAFAGCTVLFLTSSRLDDGSPEHTMVDGVIELGEEAFGSRSVRRIQLRKTRGSAALSGLHECEITDDGLVVYPRLESLYSHPSRLDNADLRRLTSGVPALDSLMGGGLPRSSVTLAMGPSGIGKTSLGIQFLAACSVDEPGLHFGFYESPQRLTIKAKALGHDLQALVDSGALHLTWQPTTEGLLDGLGARLLRQVDEWNIKRVLIDSLGGMARCAVSTVRLTEFYSALMGELRARGVTVFATWEIRGLFGPEISSPAPDLSSMVDNILLLRFVEYEAELKRLLSILKVRDSVYDPSLLELVIDDQGIDLKKAFKHAEAVLSGSASNISNP; encoded by the coding sequence GTGGAACAGCTAAAACGCCTTGAAAGCGGCATCGAAGGGCTCGACGCTCTGTTGAGGGGTGGGCTCGTGGCTGGTTCGTCCTACATTGTTCAGGGGCGACCGGGTTCGGGCAAAACCATCCTGGCCAACCAGTTGGGCTTCAACCATGTGCGTAACGGTGGCCGGGTGCTGGTGGCCACCTTGCTGGCCGAGTCCCATGAGCGGCTCTTCCAGTATCTGTCCACCCTGAGCTTTTTCGACGCCAGCAAGGTGGGTAACGAGATCCAGTTCGTCAGTGCCTTCGACACCCTGGAAGACGAAGGGCTGGACGAAGTGGTCAAGCTGCTGCGCCGCGAGATCAGCCGGCAGAAGGCCACGGTGCTGATCGTCGACGGCCTGCTCAACGCCCGTTCCAAGGCCGAGTCGCAGATCGACACCAAGAAATTCATCGCCGAACTGCAGGGCCACGCGGCCTTTGCCGGCTGCACCGTGCTGTTCTTGACCAGCTCGCGGTTGGACGATGGCAGCCCCGAGCACACCATGGTCGATGGCGTGATCGAACTGGGCGAAGAGGCCTTTGGCAGCCGCTCGGTGCGCCGCATCCAATTGCGCAAGACCCGGGGTAGCGCTGCGCTGTCGGGCTTGCACGAATGCGAGATCACTGACGATGGCCTGGTGGTGTACCCGCGCCTGGAAAGCCTGTACAGCCATCCCTCGCGACTGGACAACGCCGACCTGCGGCGCCTGACCAGCGGCGTGCCGGCCCTGGACTCGTTGATGGGCGGTGGCTTGCCGCGCTCCTCGGTCACCCTGGCCATGGGGCCTTCGGGCATCGGCAAGACCAGCCTGGGCATCCAATTCTTGGCGGCCTGCAGCGTCGATGAGCCGGGCTTGCATTTCGGCTTCTACGAATCGCCGCAGCGCCTCACCATCAAGGCCAAGGCGCTGGGCCATGACCTGCAGGCCTTGGTCGACAGCGGTGCCTTGCACCTGACCTGGCAGCCGACCACCGAAGGTTTGCTCGACGGCCTGGGCGCCCGATTGCTGCGCCAGGTCGACGAATGGAACATCAAGCGCGTGTTGATCGATAGCCTCGGTGGCATGGCCCGCTGCGCCGTCAGCACGGTGCGCCTGACCGAGTTCTATAGCGCCCTGATGGGCGAGCTGCGTGCCCGTGGCGTGACGGTTTTCGCCACTTGGGAAATCCGCGGTCTGTTCGGCCCGGAGATCAGTTCACCGGCGCCCGACCTCTCCAGCATGGTCGATAACATCCTGCTGTTGCGGTTTGTCGAATATGAGGCTGAACTAAAACGGCTGTTGTCCATACTTAAGGTAAGGGACAGCGTTTATGACCCGTCACTTTTGGAGCTGGTCATCGACGATCAGGGAATCGATTTGAAAAAGGCTTTCAAACATGCAGAGGCTGTGCTGTCCGGTAGCGCCTCGAACATCAGTAACCCCTGA
- a CDS encoding two-component system sensor histidine kinase NtrB, with translation MDHVDLLHSQALQASRYELLVQAVVDYALYMLDLDGTVITWNPGAEGIKGYRADEVIGQSFSLFFGDEDRAQGKPAQLLQIALREGRCQDEGWRRRKDGTLFWALAVLDVVHDEQGNAIGFAKITRDITSRREADQQLDLVRAQLFQAQKLEALGELTGGLAHDFNNLLTIIIGSANLALNSKKPERVQALLANILEAGARGSQLTQQLLGFARRKQLHVQRVAVGPLIESTQVLFSQTLPKNISLQFDIAAHLPDIEIEPSQLEMVLLNFIFNARDAIDGEGLIVVKADVQHLLGSWENLSGDFVSISVTDNGSGIDTLTQQRIFEPFFTTKPYGKGTGLGLAQAYGFARQVNGGVRVRSAPGQGTTMTLFIPVMADTEPPLADKT, from the coding sequence ATGGATCATGTCGATCTCTTGCATTCCCAGGCATTGCAGGCCAGTCGTTACGAGCTGTTGGTGCAGGCGGTGGTCGATTATGCCCTGTACATGCTCGACCTCGATGGCACGGTAATCACCTGGAACCCCGGTGCCGAAGGCATCAAGGGTTACCGTGCCGACGAGGTCATCGGCCAGTCTTTCTCGCTGTTTTTCGGTGATGAGGACCGAGCCCAGGGCAAGCCTGCGCAGTTGTTGCAAATCGCGTTGCGCGAAGGCCGTTGCCAGGACGAAGGCTGGCGCCGACGCAAGGACGGGACCCTGTTCTGGGCACTGGCGGTGCTCGACGTGGTGCATGACGAGCAGGGCAACGCCATCGGCTTTGCCAAGATCACCCGCGACATCACCTCGCGCCGTGAAGCCGACCAGCAGTTGGACCTGGTGCGCGCGCAGCTGTTCCAGGCGCAAAAACTCGAGGCCCTGGGCGAGCTGACCGGCGGCTTGGCCCACGACTTCAACAACCTGCTGACCATCATCATCGGTTCGGCCAACCTTGCGCTGAACAGTAAAAAGCCCGAGCGCGTTCAGGCGTTGCTGGCCAATATTCTTGAGGCTGGCGCCCGTGGCAGCCAGTTGACCCAGCAACTGCTGGGCTTTGCCCGGCGCAAGCAACTGCATGTGCAGCGCGTGGCGGTGGGCCCGCTGATCGAGTCGACCCAGGTATTGTTCAGCCAAACCTTGCCCAAGAACATCAGCCTGCAGTTCGACATCGCGGCCCACTTGCCGGACATCGAGATCGAGCCCAGCCAGCTGGAAATGGTACTGCTCAACTTTATCTTCAACGCCCGCGATGCCATCGACGGCGAAGGGCTGATCGTGGTCAAGGCCGATGTCCAGCATCTGCTGGGGAGTTGGGAGAACCTGAGCGGTGATTTCGTGTCCATCAGTGTGACGGACAATGGTTCGGGTATTGATACGCTCACCCAACAGCGTATCTTCGAGCCTTTCTTCACCACCAAACCCTACGGCAAGGGTACAGGCCTTGGGCTGGCACAGGCGTATGGTTTTGCCCGCCAGGTCAATGGCGGGGTACGGGTGCGCAGCGCGCCGGGGCAGGGCACCACCATGACCCTGTTTATTCCGGTGATGGCCGATACAGAGCCACCCCTGGCCGACAAAACGTAA
- a CDS encoding formate/nitrite transporter family protein, giving the protein MSLNSPQQIAAMAVETGVKKSRMAVPAILVLGFLAGAFIALGFLLDIHVSTMIPGPWASLGNLLGAAVFPLGLILVILGGGELLTGNMMTLPMALFSGQISAFAVLRNWLLVTVANLAGALFVAYFFGHVLGMTEGAFLSKTLAIANAKASADFTHAFISGIGCNWMVCLAVWLSYASKEVTGKIIGMWFPIMGFVAIGFQHVVANMFVIPAGIFAGALTWGQFADNMVPVFLGNAVGGAVFVGLAYFVSLAKPAEPAAETAAAVVEH; this is encoded by the coding sequence ATGTCCCTGAACTCCCCCCAGCAAATCGCCGCCATGGCGGTTGAAACCGGCGTCAAGAAATCCCGCATGGCCGTGCCGGCCATTCTCGTGCTGGGCTTTTTGGCCGGTGCCTTTATCGCCTTGGGCTTTTTGCTGGACATCCACGTCAGCACCATGATCCCCGGGCCGTGGGCCTCGCTGGGCAACTTGTTGGGCGCCGCGGTCTTCCCCCTGGGGCTGATCCTGGTGATCCTGGGCGGCGGCGAGCTGTTGACCGGCAACATGATGACCCTGCCCATGGCCCTGTTCAGCGGGCAAATCTCGGCCTTCGCGGTGCTGCGCAACTGGCTGCTGGTGACCGTTGCCAACCTGGCCGGGGCGCTGTTCGTCGCCTACTTCTTCGGCCACGTGCTGGGCATGACCGAAGGCGCCTTCCTGAGCAAGACCCTGGCCATTGCCAACGCCAAGGCCAGCGCCGACTTCACCCACGCGTTCATTTCCGGCATCGGCTGCAACTGGATGGTGTGCCTGGCGGTGTGGCTGTCTTACGCCAGCAAGGAAGTCACCGGCAAGATCATCGGCATGTGGTTCCCGATCATGGGTTTCGTGGCCATCGGCTTCCAGCACGTGGTGGCGAACATGTTCGTGATCCCGGCCGGCATTTTTGCCGGCGCCCTGACCTGGGGCCAGTTTGCCGACAACATGGTCCCGGTGTTCCTTGGCAACGCCGTGGGCGGCGCGGTGTTCGTGGGCCTGGCGTACTTCGTTTCACTGGCCAAGCCCGCCGAGCCTGCCGCTGAAACCGCCGCGGCGGTGGTTGAACACTGA
- the moaA gene encoding GTP 3',8-cyclase MoaA — protein sequence MARPVLRDGFDRKVDYLRLSVTDRCDFRCVYCMAEDMTFLPRQQILSLEEIYQVAEAFVALGTRKIRLTGGEPLVRQGIVGLCQRIAALPGLHELCMTSNGSQLGKLAQPLFDAGLKRLNISLDSLDPTRFRELTRTGDLAGVIKGIDAANAAGFAHTKLNCVVMKGRNDHEINDLVSFAIDRGLDISFIEEMPLGAIAEHSRADAFYSSEQVRERIAERFTLLPSTDSTQGPSRYWRLAEAPDSRIGFISPHSHNFCATCNRVRLTVEGRLLLCLGNEHSADLKSVMRRYPGQPQKLEKAIIDAMQLKPWRHDFQLNDEVQVVRFMNMTGG from the coding sequence ATGGCGCGCCCGGTGCTACGCGACGGCTTTGACCGCAAGGTCGACTACCTGCGCCTGTCCGTCACCGACCGCTGTGATTTTCGCTGCGTGTACTGCATGGCCGAGGACATGACCTTCCTGCCGCGCCAGCAAATCCTCAGCCTGGAAGAGATTTACCAGGTGGCCGAGGCCTTCGTGGCCCTGGGCACCCGCAAGATCCGCCTGACCGGTGGTGAGCCGCTGGTGCGCCAAGGCATCGTCGGGCTGTGCCAGCGCATCGCCGCCCTGCCTGGCCTGCACGAATTGTGCATGACCAGCAACGGCTCGCAGTTGGGCAAACTCGCCCAGCCCCTGTTCGATGCCGGGCTCAAGCGCCTCAACATCAGCCTGGACAGCCTGGACCCCACGCGTTTTCGCGAGCTGACCCGCACCGGTGACCTGGCCGGCGTGATCAAGGGCATCGATGCGGCCAACGCCGCAGGCTTTGCCCACACCAAGCTCAACTGCGTGGTGATGAAAGGCCGTAACGATCACGAGATCAACGACCTGGTGAGTTTTGCCATCGACCGCGGCCTGGACATCTCCTTCATCGAAGAAATGCCCCTGGGCGCGATCGCCGAGCACAGCCGGGCAGACGCCTTCTACTCCAGCGAGCAGGTACGCGAGCGCATCGCCGAACGCTTCACCCTGCTGCCGTCCACCGACTCCACCCAAGGCCCGTCGCGCTACTGGCGGCTGGCCGAAGCCCCCGACAGCCGCATCGGTTTCATCTCGCCGCACAGCCACAACTTCTGCGCCACCTGCAACCGCGTGCGCCTGACCGTGGAGGGCCGCTTGCTGCTGTGCCTGGGCAACGAACATTCGGCAGACCTCAAAAGCGTGATGCGCCGCTACCCTGGCCAACCGCAGAAGCTTGAGAAGGCCATTATCGACGCCATGCAACTCAAGCCTTGGCGCCATGACTTCCAGCTCAATGATGAAGTACAAGTGGTGCGCTTCATGAACATGACCGGCGGCTGA
- a CDS encoding Nramp family divalent metal transporter, with translation MYKLPTTATAPFCPSAASDTVAIPANASLGRKLLLFMGPGLMISVGYMDPGNWATAIEAGSRFGYALLFVVVLASLCGMVLQNLCSRLGIVTGRDLAQLSAERYSPRVAKGQWLLAELSITATDLAEVLGAALAFHLLLGVSITTGVVLTAFDTVIVLALQGANFRRLEAIVLGLIGTIGACFIVELALIKPFWPDVAAGLKPSWDVLTQQEPLYLAIGILGATVMPHNLYLHSSVVQTRANQGGDKASAIRFARFDTIASLSLALFINAAILVLAAAAFHRSGHTDVVEIQDAYHLLDPLVGGTLASILFGVALLASGQSSTFTGTIAGQVVMEGFLKAKIPCYQRRLITRGLALIPAFIGVLWIGESAVGKLLVLSQVVLSLQLPFALWPLIRFTSDRSLMGEHANSLGTRWLAWGLFGLISLANLMLVWFWVS, from the coding sequence GTGTACAAACTCCCCACCACCGCCACCGCTCCCTTCTGCCCCTCCGCCGCAAGCGACACGGTGGCCATCCCGGCCAATGCTTCGCTGGGCCGCAAGCTGCTGTTGTTCATGGGCCCTGGCCTGATGATCTCGGTGGGCTACATGGACCCCGGCAACTGGGCCACGGCCATCGAGGCCGGCTCGCGGTTCGGTTATGCGCTGCTGTTCGTGGTGGTGCTGGCCAGCTTGTGCGGCATGGTGCTGCAAAACCTCTGCTCGCGGTTGGGCATCGTCACCGGGCGAGACCTGGCGCAGCTGTCCGCCGAGCGCTACAGCCCTCGGGTGGCCAAGGGGCAGTGGCTGTTGGCCGAACTGTCGATCACCGCCACCGACCTTGCCGAAGTGCTGGGCGCGGCGCTGGCGTTCCACCTGTTGCTGGGCGTCTCGATCACCACGGGGGTGGTGCTCACGGCCTTCGACACGGTGATCGTGCTGGCCTTGCAAGGCGCCAACTTCCGCCGCCTGGAGGCCATCGTGCTGGGCTTGATCGGCACCATCGGTGCCTGCTTCATTGTCGAGCTGGCGTTGATCAAACCGTTCTGGCCGGACGTGGCTGCCGGGCTCAAGCCGTCCTGGGACGTGCTCACCCAGCAAGAACCGCTTTACCTGGCCATCGGCATCCTGGGGGCGACAGTGATGCCGCATAACCTGTACCTGCATTCCTCGGTGGTACAGACCCGCGCCAACCAGGGCGGCGACAAGGCCAGCGCCATTCGCTTCGCGCGCTTTGACACCATCGCCTCGCTGAGCCTGGCGCTGTTCATCAACGCGGCGATCCTGGTGTTGGCTGCGGCGGCCTTTCACCGCAGCGGCCACACCGACGTGGTCGAGATCCAGGACGCCTACCACCTGCTCGACCCGCTGGTAGGCGGCACCTTGGCCAGCATCCTGTTCGGCGTGGCCCTGCTGGCTTCCGGGCAAAGCTCGACCTTCACCGGCACCATTGCCGGGCAGGTGGTGATGGAAGGTTTTTTGAAGGCCAAGATCCCGTGTTACCAACGCCGCCTGATCACCCGGGGCCTGGCGTTGATCCCGGCCTTCATTGGCGTGCTGTGGATTGGCGAGAGTGCGGTGGGCAAGTTGCTGGTATTGAGCCAGGTGGTGTTGAGCCTGCAACTACCATTCGCGCTGTGGCCGTTGATTCGCTTTACCAGCGACCGCAGCCTGATGGGCGAGCACGCCAACAGCCTTGGCACGCGCTGGCTGGCGTGGGGCCTGTTCGGCCTGATCTCGCTGGCCAACCTGATGCTGGTGTGGTTCTGGGTGAGTTGA